Proteins found in one Gemmatimonadales bacterium genomic segment:
- a CDS encoding Gfo/Idh/MocA family oxidoreductase: MTGPRRSGPHIRPVPGGRVVEQESLQAPVRLGIIGGGAIVQVAHLPVLRKTRGVKIAALCDVDLSKARALAQRSGIPSVYDDFEDLLAHEELDAVLIATPNHLHESHILAALSADLDVLVEKPLALSSASAERVARAADKRQRVVMTGMTHRYRPDVQAVRSFVQAGELGEITSVRASWHLARPARAQLGWRQKLTQAGGGAMLDLGLTLLDLGLWLGNNPVPARVSASLSRPGGDRNVEQSGSAFLVCENGAAIFVDVTWRHIGEGERFGAGIRGSKGTAGINPLQVWKELHGVAHDVSPTGSFSRENAFIASFRAQWAHFLAAVGRRVPAPSLDEQVLVLRVLEAIYESDAEGRDIAL; encoded by the coding sequence ATGACGGGTCCACGTCGATCAGGCCCGCACATCCGGCCCGTGCCGGGTGGTCGCGTAGTCGAACAGGAAAGCCTTCAGGCCCCGGTGCGCCTCGGCATCATCGGAGGCGGTGCGATCGTACAGGTTGCTCACCTGCCGGTGCTCCGCAAGACCCGGGGTGTCAAGATCGCCGCGCTCTGCGATGTCGACTTGAGCAAGGCGCGCGCGCTGGCGCAGCGCAGCGGGATTCCGAGCGTCTACGACGATTTCGAGGATCTCCTGGCGCACGAAGAGCTCGACGCCGTCCTGATCGCCACCCCCAATCACCTCCATGAATCGCACATTCTCGCGGCGCTGTCGGCTGACCTCGACGTCCTGGTCGAGAAGCCCCTCGCGCTGTCCTCGGCCAGTGCGGAGCGTGTCGCACGAGCGGCCGACAAGCGCCAGCGTGTCGTAATGACCGGGATGACCCACCGGTATCGCCCCGACGTGCAGGCCGTCCGGAGTTTCGTGCAAGCCGGTGAGCTGGGAGAGATCACCAGCGTTCGAGCCAGCTGGCACCTGGCGCGCCCGGCGCGGGCACAGCTCGGCTGGCGCCAGAAGCTGACCCAGGCCGGGGGCGGCGCGATGCTCGACCTTGGGCTGACGCTGCTCGATCTGGGTCTCTGGCTGGGCAACAACCCGGTTCCGGCGCGCGTCAGCGCCAGCTTGAGCCGTCCCGGCGGCGATCGGAATGTGGAACAGTCGGGCAGCGCCTTCCTCGTTTGCGAGAACGGCGCGGCGATCTTCGTCGACGTTACCTGGCGACACATCGGGGAAGGTGAGCGATTCGGGGCCGGAATTCGGGGCTCGAAGGGCACCGCCGGGATCAACCCGCTGCAGGTCTGGAAAGAGCTGCACGGTGTGGCCCACGATGTCTCACCGACGGGGTCGTTCAGTCGGGAAAACGCCTTCATCGCTTCGTTCCGGGCGCAGTGGGCCCACTTCCTTGCGGCGGTCGGTCGTCGGGTGCCGGCGCCGTCGCTCGATGAGCAGGTTCTGGTCCTGCGGGTTCTCGAAGCGATCTACGAATCGGACGCCGAGGGGCGAGATATCGCGCTGTGA
- the arfB gene encoding aminoacyl-tRNA hydrolase, giving the protein MPRPVFRIPPDELDFRASRSGGPGGQHVNTSSTRVELRWNVRTTKALDDAERARVLDLLHGRIDDDGWLRIVASDSRSQFHNRVAAEARMTALVDQARRPPRVRHATRVPRTEKLRRLATKRKRGDTKRQRRRPSADE; this is encoded by the coding sequence ATGCCGCGGCCGGTGTTTCGGATTCCTCCTGACGAACTCGACTTCCGGGCCAGCCGTTCGGGCGGCCCGGGGGGCCAGCACGTCAATACCAGCTCGACTCGGGTCGAGCTCAGGTGGAACGTCCGCACCACCAAGGCGCTCGACGACGCAGAGCGGGCTCGTGTTCTGGACCTTCTCCACGGTCGCATCGACGACGACGGGTGGCTGCGGATCGTCGCCAGCGACTCGCGCAGTCAGTTCCACAATCGGGTGGCGGCGGAGGCGCGGATGACCGCGCTCGTCGATCAGGCACGTCGTCCGCCGCGGGTTCGGCATGCCACCCGCGTTCCGCGCACCGAGAAGTTGCGCCGGCTGGCCACCAAGCGGAAACGCGGGGACACCAAACGCCAGCGCCGCCGCCCCAGCGCCGATGAGTGA
- a CDS encoding YajQ family cyclic di-GMP-binding protein produces the protein MATNSSFDISTGADLQEVDNAVNQAIKEIAQRYDFKGTNCTIEFDRDKAVIKLAADDEFRMQQLIDVLEAKCARRQVPAKNLKRGDFEPGAGTSVRCTLTLTQGIDQDTAKKISKGIKEQGFKKVQTQIQGDEVRVMSPSRDELQAVMAFLRSQDFGIELKFGNYRG, from the coding sequence ATGGCAACCAATAGTTCGTTCGATATCTCGACCGGCGCCGACCTGCAGGAAGTCGACAACGCGGTCAATCAGGCCATCAAGGAGATCGCGCAGCGGTACGACTTCAAGGGTACCAATTGTACCATTGAGTTTGATCGCGACAAGGCGGTCATCAAGCTTGCTGCGGACGACGAATTCCGGATGCAGCAGCTGATCGATGTGCTCGAGGCAAAGTGCGCCAGGCGTCAGGTGCCCGCGAAGAACCTCAAACGTGGCGACTTCGAGCCCGGCGCCGGCACGAGCGTTCGGTGCACGCTGACGCTGACGCAGGGCATCGACCAGGACACGGCCAAGAAGATTTCCAAAGGAATCAAAGAACAGGGCTTCAAAAAGGTCCAGACCCAGATTCAGGGAGACGAGGTTCGGGTCATGAGCCCCTCGCGCGACGAGCTGCAGGCAGTGATGGCCTTCCTTCGCTCGCAGGACTTCGGCATCGAACTCAAGTTTGGCAACTACCGCGGTTGA
- a CDS encoding MBL fold metallo-hydrolase: MPLTARCWGARGSIPATGGGTVRVGGNTPCLSLEDGLGHRLILDAGSGIRLLGQTLDPALQSLTLLLSHTHWDHIQGLPFFAPLHHPGFHLTILGPERAAPSLDEVIDRLLDPAVFPVPRSALAGSISASPFGNEPRALDGFLVEATPLCHPGATLGYSIRLGTGHRGLTYMTDNELAVARRTGDWTRFVRFLQDTHTLVHDAMYFDRQRASRAGWGHSTACEVVELALEAGVDRVVLFHHDPSHSDDDLARLLDEAETRRIELGGRFDVALAIEGSTWSC; the protein is encoded by the coding sequence ATGCCGCTGACCGCCCGGTGCTGGGGTGCGCGCGGATCGATCCCCGCAACGGGGGGCGGCACCGTTCGGGTCGGCGGCAATACCCCCTGCCTTTCGCTCGAGGATGGTCTGGGTCATCGATTGATACTCGATGCCGGAAGCGGCATTCGGCTGCTGGGACAGACGCTCGATCCGGCCCTGCAATCCCTGACGCTGCTGTTGTCGCACACTCACTGGGATCATATCCAGGGGCTGCCGTTCTTCGCGCCGCTCCATCACCCGGGTTTCCACCTCACGATTCTCGGACCCGAACGCGCCGCGCCGTCCCTCGACGAGGTGATCGACCGCCTGCTCGACCCGGCCGTCTTTCCGGTTCCGCGCTCTGCCCTGGCCGGCTCGATTTCCGCCAGCCCGTTCGGGAACGAGCCACGCGCCCTCGACGGCTTTCTGGTCGAAGCGACACCCTTGTGCCACCCGGGAGCTACACTCGGCTACTCAATCCGACTCGGGACCGGTCACCGCGGGCTGACCTATATGACCGACAACGAGTTAGCCGTTGCTCGAAGGACTGGCGACTGGACCCGGTTCGTACGATTTTTGCAAGACACTCACACGCTGGTTCACGATGCCATGTATTTCGACCGGCAGCGTGCCAGCCGAGCCGGATGGGGCCATTCAACCGCCTGCGAGGTGGTCGAGCTGGCACTCGAGGCAGGCGTGGATCGGGTGGTGCTGTTCCATCACGACCCGAGTCATTCGGACGACGACCTGGCACGGCTGCTCGACGAGGCGGAGACGCGTCGAATCGAGCTTGGAGGCCGTTTCGACGTCGCCCTGGCAATCGAAGGCTCGACCTGGTCCTGCTAG
- a CDS encoding aldehyde dehydrogenase family protein → MAKTFKNFIAGAWTAPSTGTYFENRNPANTRDLIGRFPESSARDVARAVAAAKQGFERWSRVPAPARGDILRRIGDALVDRKEALANAMTREMGKVLAETRGDVQEAIDTAYYAASEGRRLFGHVVPSELKRKWAMSYRRPIGVVGLVTPFNFPLAIPTWKMFPALLCGNSVVLKPSEDVPHTSSLLVEILLEAGLPPEAIQLVHGKGAVGQALVEHPDVAVVSFTGSTDTGAKVGETCGRMHKRLSLEMGGKNAMIVMDDADLDLALDGVLWGAFGTTGQRCTATSRLLLHRKIHDRFVRRLAEAAEGLIVGDGRAPKTQVGPLIHERSRQKVERYVAIGVEQGAEVVVGGRKPRGAKYQNGWFYRPTILTGVKPSHRVAQEEIFGPVLSVIRFGSFDEAVRINNGVKYGLSSALYTRDVNQGFRALEELDNGITYINAPTIGAEAHLPFGGIKQTGNGHREVGWEGYEFFSETKVCYVDYSGTLQRAQIDNYD, encoded by the coding sequence ATGGCCAAGACCTTCAAGAACTTCATTGCCGGCGCCTGGACGGCACCGTCCACCGGCACCTACTTCGAAAACCGTAACCCGGCCAATACCCGTGACCTGATCGGACGGTTTCCTGAGTCGTCCGCTCGCGATGTTGCCCGCGCGGTGGCTGCAGCCAAGCAGGGGTTCGAACGTTGGTCTCGGGTTCCCGCGCCGGCCCGGGGCGACATTCTCCGGCGAATCGGCGACGCGCTGGTCGACCGCAAGGAAGCTCTGGCCAACGCGATGACGCGCGAGATGGGAAAGGTTCTGGCTGAGACGCGCGGTGATGTCCAGGAGGCCATCGACACGGCGTACTACGCGGCGTCGGAAGGCCGGCGCCTGTTTGGTCATGTCGTGCCGTCGGAGCTCAAACGGAAGTGGGCCATGAGCTATCGGCGGCCAATCGGGGTCGTGGGCCTCGTGACGCCGTTCAATTTCCCGCTGGCCATTCCGACCTGGAAGATGTTCCCGGCGCTGCTGTGCGGGAACAGCGTGGTGCTCAAGCCTTCCGAAGACGTCCCCCATACGTCGAGCCTGCTGGTCGAGATTCTGCTGGAGGCGGGCCTGCCTCCTGAGGCGATTCAGCTGGTGCATGGCAAGGGGGCCGTTGGGCAGGCGCTCGTGGAGCATCCGGACGTTGCCGTCGTCTCCTTCACGGGGTCGACGGATACCGGGGCCAAGGTCGGTGAGACCTGCGGCCGGATGCACAAGCGCCTGTCCCTCGAAATGGGCGGGAAGAATGCGATGATCGTGATGGACGACGCCGATCTCGACCTGGCGCTCGACGGCGTGTTGTGGGGCGCCTTCGGCACGACCGGCCAACGCTGCACGGCAACCAGTCGGCTGCTGCTGCATCGCAAGATCCATGACCGGTTCGTACGGCGGCTGGCCGAGGCGGCCGAAGGTCTCATCGTCGGCGACGGTCGTGCACCCAAGACGCAGGTCGGCCCGCTGATTCACGAACGGTCACGCCAGAAGGTCGAACGCTACGTAGCAATCGGGGTGGAGCAGGGGGCCGAGGTCGTCGTCGGCGGTCGGAAGCCGCGTGGAGCCAAGTATCAGAATGGCTGGTTCTACCGGCCGACGATCCTGACGGGAGTCAAGCCCAGCCACCGGGTGGCGCAGGAGGAAATCTTTGGCCCCGTCCTGAGTGTGATCCGCTTCGGGAGCTTCGATGAGGCGGTTCGGATCAACAACGGCGTCAAGTATGGCCTGTCGAGCGCGCTCTACACGCGCGATGTGAATCAGGGCTTCCGGGCCCTCGAAGAACTCGACAACGGGATCACATATATCAATGCGCCGACCATCGGGGCCGAAGCGCATCTTCCCTTCGGCGGTATCAAGCAGACCGGGAACGGTCATCGCGAAGTTGGCTGGGAAGGGTATGAGTTCTTCTCGGAAACGAAAGTGTGCTATGTCGATTACTCCGGGACGTTGCAGCGCGCGCAGATCGACAATTACGACTGA
- a CDS encoding sigma-54-dependent Fis family transcriptional regulator codes for MRPKVLVIDDETGVREALRQVLDYEGMEVRLAASGGEGLTLFESFRPHVVLLDVKMAGLDGLEVLARLRGVDPAATVVMISGHATIATAVEATQQGAFDFLEKPLDTDRLLVTLRNAMSHISLAGENERLKGALDTKYPMVGSSEALRSVRELIARVGPTDARVLITGENGTGKELVARAIHEASPRRDRAFVEVNCAAIPTELIESELFGHMKGSFTGAVNDRPGKFELADGGTLFLDEIGDMSLSAQAKVLRVLQEGVVTRIGAARSSEIDVRVLAATNKQLETEIAEGRFREDLFYRLNVVPIQVPSLRDRREDIGELVAHFVEQLGGRAGMTAKVFAPEAVERLETRGWPGNVRELRNAVERLLILSGRVVTAADVDRLLPAAAATSLDAVEAIEGSFETFRQDAERLFLLQKLREHDWNVSETARALAMPRSNLYKKIEKHQLTRESR; via the coding sequence ATGAGACCCAAAGTGCTGGTCATCGACGATGAGACGGGGGTGCGTGAGGCCCTCCGTCAGGTGCTCGACTACGAGGGTATGGAAGTTCGGCTGGCCGCGTCGGGCGGCGAAGGCTTGACGCTGTTCGAGTCGTTTCGGCCGCATGTGGTGTTGCTCGACGTCAAGATGGCGGGGCTCGACGGTCTCGAGGTGCTGGCGCGGCTGCGGGGCGTCGACCCGGCGGCGACCGTGGTCATGATCTCGGGTCACGCGACGATCGCAACGGCGGTCGAAGCGACCCAGCAGGGCGCCTTCGATTTTCTGGAGAAGCCGCTCGACACGGATCGCCTGTTGGTTACGCTGCGCAACGCCATGTCGCATATTTCCCTGGCCGGGGAGAACGAGCGGCTCAAAGGGGCGCTCGACACCAAATATCCGATGGTCGGGTCGAGCGAGGCGCTTCGGAGCGTTCGCGAACTGATTGCCCGGGTCGGGCCGACTGACGCGCGGGTGCTCATCACCGGGGAGAACGGCACGGGCAAGGAATTGGTGGCGCGGGCAATTCACGAGGCCTCGCCCCGTCGCGACCGCGCCTTCGTCGAGGTCAACTGCGCCGCGATTCCAACGGAACTGATCGAGAGCGAGCTCTTCGGTCACATGAAGGGCAGCTTTACCGGCGCCGTCAACGATCGGCCCGGCAAGTTCGAGCTGGCCGACGGTGGCACGCTCTTCCTCGATGAGATTGGCGACATGTCCCTCTCGGCGCAGGCCAAAGTGCTCCGGGTGCTTCAGGAGGGCGTCGTGACCCGAATCGGCGCGGCGCGATCGAGCGAGATCGACGTCCGAGTCCTGGCGGCCACCAACAAGCAGCTCGAAACTGAGATTGCCGAGGGCCGCTTCCGCGAAGATCTTTTCTACCGCCTCAATGTGGTCCCGATTCAGGTTCCGTCGCTTCGTGATCGACGCGAGGACATCGGGGAGCTGGTCGCACATTTTGTCGAGCAGTTGGGTGGTCGTGCCGGCATGACGGCCAAGGTCTTCGCCCCCGAGGCGGTCGAGCGGCTCGAGACGCGCGGGTGGCCGGGAAACGTTCGGGAGTTGCGCAACGCGGTCGAGCGACTGCTGATTCTCTCGGGCCGAGTCGTGACGGCGGCGGATGTCGATCGCCTGCTGCCGGCTGCCGCGGCCACCTCACTCGACGCCGTGGAGGCCATCGAAGGGAGTTTCGAAACGTTCCGGCAGGATGCGGAGCGTCTCTTCCTGCTCCAGAAACTGCGCGAGCACGACTGGAATGTATCTGAGACGGCGCGGGCGTTGGCCATGCCGAGGTCCAACCTGTACAAGAAGATCGAAAAGCATCAGCTAACGCGGGAGTCACGATGA
- a CDS encoding DUF4105 domain-containing protein: MSWLASIVLAAGLAASLPPQAGPADSVPGSELSVYLLTFDPGDLVWERFGHNAIRIVDHRAGTDVAYDYGRFDFGRTWREQVGFVARFARKDLRYSMGEADGARTLAAYQRLGRSIWSQELDLDPDAKLAMYDFLRWNIRDENRYYDYDYYLDNCSTRLRDVIDRAVGGQLKAWADSLRTDQTYRYHTRRTTENSVTTYTALMFGLGQPVDQPLTAWGEMFLPIMMRPYLNQLVIHDAAGGSRPLVREELHLVTTSPYSIAAVPSSWREGYLLAGLVGLTALVGLGLIGRRRSWARNGFGALATLWSYLAGVGGILLAGLWAFTAHAVSYRNENVLQLSLLSMALAVMLPAAVWRNEARHRAALRLAAVVVLLSIAGVVLKILPAFHQDNLDLIGLTLPLHLGLLAGLAAVGPRPAT; the protein is encoded by the coding sequence GTGAGCTGGCTGGCGTCGATTGTCCTGGCGGCCGGCCTGGCCGCGTCGTTGCCCCCGCAGGCAGGTCCGGCCGATTCCGTTCCAGGCAGTGAGTTGTCCGTCTATTTGCTCACCTTCGACCCGGGCGATCTCGTATGGGAGCGCTTCGGGCACAATGCCATTCGCATCGTCGATCATCGCGCCGGTACAGACGTCGCCTACGACTATGGTCGCTTCGACTTCGGGCGCACCTGGCGTGAGCAGGTCGGGTTCGTGGCCCGGTTTGCCCGGAAGGATCTTCGCTATTCGATGGGGGAGGCCGACGGCGCCCGCACCCTGGCAGCGTACCAGCGGTTGGGACGTTCGATCTGGTCGCAGGAACTCGATCTCGACCCTGATGCGAAGCTGGCAATGTACGATTTCCTTCGCTGGAACATCCGGGACGAGAATCGCTACTACGACTACGATTACTACCTCGATAACTGTTCGACCCGATTGCGTGATGTGATCGATCGTGCGGTCGGCGGGCAGCTCAAGGCCTGGGCCGACAGTCTGCGGACCGATCAGACCTACCGCTATCATACCCGGCGAACCACCGAGAACTCGGTCACGACGTACACCGCGCTCATGTTCGGGCTTGGCCAGCCCGTCGATCAGCCGTTGACCGCGTGGGGGGAGATGTTCCTGCCGATCATGATGCGGCCCTATCTCAATCAGCTGGTCATTCACGACGCTGCAGGGGGGAGTCGCCCGCTGGTCAGGGAAGAGTTGCATCTGGTGACGACGAGCCCGTACTCGATCGCGGCGGTGCCGTCATCCTGGCGGGAGGGATATCTGCTGGCGGGTCTGGTCGGCCTGACGGCGCTGGTCGGCCTGGGGTTGATCGGTCGGCGGCGCAGCTGGGCAAGGAACGGTTTCGGCGCGCTGGCCACGTTGTGGAGCTACCTGGCTGGTGTCGGGGGCATTCTGCTGGCGGGTCTCTGGGCGTTTACTGCCCATGCCGTCAGCTACCGGAACGAGAACGTGTTGCAGCTCAGCTTGCTGTCGATGGCCCTGGCCGTGATGCTGCCGGCGGCAGTTTGGCGGAACGAAGCTCGGCATCGGGCGGCGCTGCGGCTTGCGGCCGTCGTGGTGCTGCTCAGCATTGCGGGCGTGGTGCTCAAGATCCTGCCGGCGTTCCACCAGGACAATCTCGACCTGATCGGGTTGACCCTGCCGCTGCATCTTGGCTTGCTGGCGGGTCTGGCTGCTGTGGGTCCACGGCCGGCGACCTAG
- the thpR gene encoding RNA 2',3'-cyclic phosphodiesterase, whose amino-acid sequence MAVPLPPEVERATVETMRRLKAANWPVRWVGEDGLHVTLKFFGEVTSDRIDVLAELLERATREMMPVAMSLTGLGCFPNTARPRVLYLEAEADTGLELLQDRIERGADGLGFPPEGRPFRPHVTLGRVREGHRLPSGWHDVAAELAPVAPFLVDRVVLFESELGDGAPRYQPRAEARLL is encoded by the coding sequence ATGGCAGTACCGTTGCCGCCCGAAGTCGAGCGCGCGACCGTCGAGACAATGCGCCGGCTCAAGGCGGCCAACTGGCCGGTTCGCTGGGTTGGCGAGGACGGGTTGCACGTGACGCTCAAGTTTTTTGGCGAGGTTACCAGCGACCGAATTGATGTGCTGGCGGAGTTGCTCGAACGCGCGACCCGCGAGATGATGCCAGTCGCCATGTCATTGACCGGCCTCGGGTGCTTTCCGAACACGGCCAGGCCGCGGGTGCTGTATCTGGAGGCAGAGGCCGACACCGGCCTGGAACTCCTGCAAGATCGGATCGAGCGCGGCGCCGACGGGTTGGGCTTCCCGCCAGAAGGTCGGCCGTTTCGCCCTCACGTGACGCTGGGCCGGGTGCGCGAGGGGCATCGTCTGCCCAGCGGCTGGCACGATGTCGCGGCGGAGCTTGCGCCGGTGGCGCCCTTCCTGGTCGACCGGGTCGTCCTGTTCGAGAGCGAGCTGGGCGATGGGGCGCCCCGGTATCAGCCTCGGGCGGAGGCGCGTCTGCTCTGA
- a CDS encoding Crp/Fnr family transcriptional regulator — protein MTTAPIDVLRTVPLFRHLSDQEAQALSGLLRERHFHRGAVIVTQGEPGDAMFLIAQGQVKVAVFAEDGREVILSVLASSGFFGEMALLDDEPRSAHVIAMTDAKLLQLRREDFQARLRASPELGAALLKEMTRRLRRADETIASMALLDVNGRIAHLLLELAREEGGQRITRKMTHATIAQMVGSSRETVSRTMRSLAVQKVIAVNRREIVLLAPDQLRIAAQRA, from the coding sequence ATGACCACCGCACCGATCGACGTGCTACGCACCGTGCCGCTGTTTCGGCACCTGAGCGATCAGGAAGCCCAGGCACTGTCCGGCCTCCTCCGGGAACGGCACTTCCATCGCGGGGCCGTCATCGTGACCCAGGGTGAGCCGGGTGACGCGATGTTCCTGATCGCCCAGGGTCAGGTGAAGGTCGCGGTCTTTGCCGAGGACGGCCGCGAGGTCATCCTCTCGGTCCTTGCCAGCAGCGGTTTTTTCGGTGAGATGGCATTGCTCGACGACGAACCGCGCTCGGCCCACGTCATCGCGATGACGGATGCCAAGCTGCTGCAGCTGCGGCGCGAGGACTTCCAGGCCCGGCTCAGGGCCTCACCCGAGCTCGGGGCCGCGCTGCTGAAAGAGATGACCCGCCGCCTTCGTCGTGCCGACGAGACTATCGCCAGCATGGCCCTTCTCGACGTCAACGGCCGGATTGCCCATCTGCTGCTGGAACTGGCACGAGAAGAGGGTGGGCAGCGGATCACCCGCAAGATGACGCATGCCACGATTGCGCAAATGGTTGGATCGAGCCGGGAAACCGTCTCCCGAACCATGCGCAGCCTCGCCGTTCAGAAAGTCATCGCGGTCAATCGACGAGAAATCGTCCTGCTCGCACCTGACCAGCTGCGCATTGCCGCGCAGCGTGCCTGA
- a CDS encoding sigma-70 family RNA polymerase sigma factor: protein MRAIRVGPGKGGSSSDEGSLDLYLREISRYPLIPQEEEVRLAQRIRLGEEEALDKLVRSNLRFVVSVAKKYQNQGVSLSDLINEGNLGLIRAAHKFDETKGIKFISYAVWWIRQAILQALAEQSRIVRVPLNRAGALHRITRRSSALQQELGRQPTAAEVAEGMDIEVEEVEKTLSISQNHVSLDAPLAPGEDNRLLDYLADTQNPGPDAETFERALTQSIEDVLKGLKEREARILRLYFGLDGPEPMTLEEIGAELGITRERVRQIKEKALSRLRHVSRSKALESFLT, encoded by the coding sequence ATGCGTGCAATTCGGGTCGGCCCCGGTAAGGGTGGGTCGTCATCCGATGAAGGGTCTCTGGACCTCTACCTGCGGGAAATCAGCCGGTATCCGCTGATCCCGCAGGAGGAGGAGGTTCGGCTTGCCCAGCGAATTCGCCTGGGGGAGGAGGAGGCCCTCGACAAACTCGTGCGCAGCAACCTCCGGTTCGTCGTGTCGGTCGCCAAGAAATACCAGAACCAGGGTGTCTCGCTTTCCGACCTGATCAACGAGGGCAACCTCGGCTTGATCCGGGCCGCACATAAGTTCGACGAAACCAAGGGCATCAAGTTCATTTCCTATGCGGTCTGGTGGATCCGCCAGGCCATCCTGCAGGCTCTGGCAGAGCAGAGTCGCATCGTCCGCGTGCCACTCAATCGGGCCGGCGCGCTCCATCGGATTACCCGGCGCAGCTCCGCGCTGCAACAGGAACTGGGCCGGCAGCCCACGGCAGCCGAGGTGGCCGAGGGCATGGACATCGAGGTCGAAGAAGTCGAGAAGACGCTGTCGATCTCCCAGAATCATGTCTCGCTCGATGCCCCGCTCGCGCCCGGCGAGGATAACCGCCTGCTGGACTACCTTGCCGACACCCAGAATCCCGGTCCCGACGCGGAAACCTTCGAGCGGGCCCTGACCCAGTCGATCGAGGACGTACTCAAGGGTCTCAAGGAGCGTGAGGCCAGGATCCTTCGTCTCTATTTCGGCCTCGACGGTCCGGAACCGATGACGCTGGAAGAGATCGGGGCCGAACTTGGCATTACCCGGGAGCGGGTTCGGCAGATCAAGGAAAAAGCCCTGAGCCGCTTGCGGCACGTCAGCCGTTCCAAAGCGCTCGAAAGCTTTCTTACCTAG
- a CDS encoding DUF4031 domain-containing protein, protein MSDATRAEWRYFASREVVEARVWAETGGIAVHENIFRFRGRRTCHLLARDEAALFAAAGLLGCRDEWFHRTRTPHFDLIEIYLERALIRCNLVPPAEPD, encoded by the coding sequence ATGAGTGACGCGACCCGGGCCGAATGGCGCTACTTCGCGTCACGCGAGGTCGTGGAGGCACGAGTGTGGGCCGAAACCGGCGGGATTGCGGTCCACGAGAACATTTTCCGTTTCCGCGGGCGGCGCACCTGTCACCTGCTGGCCCGGGATGAGGCTGCACTGTTCGCCGCGGCCGGCTTGCTGGGCTGCCGCGACGAGTGGTTCCACCGAACCCGGACACCCCACTTCGACCTGATCGAGATCTACCTCGAACGGGCGCTGATCCGATGCAATCTGGTGCCGCCGGCAGAGCCCGACTGA
- a CDS encoding SpoIID/LytB domain-containing protein: protein MATTAVELRLAGLLAAVFVLGGCPRVEVAAFPETETAEPAVRVGLGLPVADIAVGGGGPLILTGRDGGGLVEIPAGATGVVAGNGTAVWARVGGVQTSAASALTIRAADTAGTVRVGGRDYRGEVLVTPSPAGIQVVNLVSLEAYVAGVVNAEMGRRGAQDLAALYAQAVISRTVAVRALGRYRVRGYDVINTIADQAYAGVGSETDLGWEAVRGTRGEVLTYNDAVIEGFFHSTCAGQTEDVEAVFSGGPQAYLRSIEDRGPDGRPYCAISPRYRWREEWTGSALQDLLVRQGSGGGGASVASDIRVASRSGTGRVTGLTVVRAGASAAVAGQNAVRQALRLSDGGWLRSTRFTLQATRSGGRLVTLVAEGGGNGHGVGMCQWGALGRARAGASYQEILSAYFPGTELRRLF from the coding sequence TTGGCAACTACCGCGGTTGAACTGCGTCTGGCCGGCCTGCTGGCGGCTGTCTTCGTCCTCGGCGGCTGCCCTCGGGTCGAGGTCGCGGCCTTTCCTGAGACCGAGACGGCGGAGCCTGCGGTCCGGGTCGGGCTTGGCCTTCCGGTCGCTGACATTGCCGTTGGGGGTGGCGGTCCGCTCATTCTGACCGGGCGCGACGGTGGCGGCCTGGTCGAGATTCCGGCCGGGGCGACGGGTGTTGTGGCTGGCAACGGAACGGCGGTCTGGGCCCGGGTTGGTGGCGTCCAGACTTCGGCAGCCTCCGCCCTGACCATCCGCGCAGCGGACACGGCCGGGACTGTTCGGGTCGGTGGCCGCGACTACCGCGGCGAGGTGCTGGTGACGCCCTCTCCGGCCGGTATCCAGGTCGTCAATCTGGTGTCACTCGAGGCCTATGTCGCCGGCGTCGTCAACGCCGAGATGGGACGTCGTGGCGCTCAGGATCTGGCGGCGCTCTACGCTCAGGCCGTGATCTCCCGAACCGTGGCGGTCCGCGCCCTGGGGCGTTACCGGGTGCGCGGTTACGACGTCATCAATACCATCGCTGATCAGGCCTATGCCGGGGTCGGGTCAGAGACGGACCTGGGTTGGGAAGCGGTTCGCGGTACCCGCGGTGAGGTCCTCACCTATAACGACGCGGTCATCGAAGGGTTCTTTCACTCGACCTGTGCCGGACAGACGGAAGATGTCGAGGCGGTTTTTTCCGGCGGGCCGCAGGCGTACCTTCGATCCATCGAAGACCGCGGACCCGACGGCCGCCCCTACTGCGCCATCTCGCCGCGCTACCGGTGGCGTGAAGAGTGGACCGGCTCGGCGCTGCAGGATTTGCTCGTGCGCCAGGGATCGGGAGGCGGGGGAGCATCCGTTGCATCGGATATTCGGGTCGCTAGCCGGTCTGGCACCGGTCGCGTCACCGGGCTTACGGTTGTGCGGGCCGGAGCGAGCGCCGCGGTCGCGGGGCAGAATGCCGTTCGCCAGGCACTCAGGCTGAGCGACGGTGGCTGGCTTCGCAGTACCCGCTTTACCCTCCAGGCCACCCGGTCCGGCGGCCGGCTGGTCACGCTGGTCGCGGAAGGCGGGGGCAACGGCCACGGGGTCGGGATGTGTCAGTGGGGTGCGCTCGGCCGGGCCCGAGCCGGGGCATCGTATCAGGAGATCCTCTCCGCTTATTTTCCGGGAACGGAACTTCGACGCCTTTTCTGA